From Pongo pygmaeus isolate AG05252 chromosome 2, NHGRI_mPonPyg2-v2.0_pri, whole genome shotgun sequence, a single genomic window includes:
- the NBEAL2 gene encoding neurobeachin-like protein 2 isoform X2, with protein MAASERLYELWLLYYAQKDLGYLQQWLKAFVGAFKKSISLSSLEPRRPEEAGAEVPLLPLDELHVLAEQLHQADLEQALLLLKLFIILCRNLENIEAGRGQVLVPRVLALLTKLVTELKGCPPPQGQGTQLENVALHALLLCEGLFDPYQTWRRQRSGEVISSKEKSKYKFPPAALPQEFSAFFQESLQNADHLPPVLLLRLIHLFCAVLAGGKENGQMAVSDGSVKGLLSVVRGWSRGPAPDPRLVPLALEALVGAVHVLHASRAPPRGPELRALLESYFHVLNADWPAGLSSGPEEALVTLRVSMLDAIPMMLACEDRPVLQATFLSNNCFEHLTRLIQNSKVLDQDTDAIAVHVVRVLTCIMSDSPSAKEVFKERIGYPHLQEVLQSHGPPTHRLLQELLNMAVEGDHSMCPPPPICNEQPVLVLVQWLPSLPTAELRLFLAQRLRWLCDSCPTSRATCVQAGLVGCLLETLSTGLALEARCQEQLLALLQALGRVSIRPMELRHLLRPPPGLDSGPGGAEAGKARHAGAIIRALSGMARHQGPARALRYFDLTPSMAGIMVPPVQRWPGPGFTFHAWLCLHPMDTAPTPAPTRPLQRKQLYSFFTSSGSGFEAFFTAAGTLVVAVCTRKEYLTMSLPEVSFADSAWHCVAIVHVPGRRPFSQNLVHVYKDGHLVKTAPLRCPSLSEPFSSCCIGSAGYRTTTTTTGLPTPPVPPTLAYTHPTLTRSQSVPASTGLGWGSGLVAPLQEGSIDSTLAGTQDTRWGSPTSLEGELGAVAIFHEALQATALRTLCTLGPNETAPFKPEGELHELSTRLLLHYSPQACKKNICLDLSPSHGLDGRLTGHRVETWDVKDVVNCVGGMGALLPLLEQVAAQPKEAEAGPAETHDLVGPELTSGHNTQGLVLPLGKSSEERMERNAVAAFLLMLRNFLQGHMVNQESLVQCQGPAIIGALLRKVPSWAMDMNVLMSAQLLMEQVAAEGSGPLLYLLYQHLLFNFHLWTLSDFAVRLGHIQYMSSIVREHRQKLRKKYGVQFILDALRTHYSPQRERPLAADDLRTVQTSLLGLAREFLVRSLSADDVQVTQIVLSFLAATGDDGQVVGALDLLLALLHGSLAQESLAVFLLEPGNLEVLLALLVRPGSLPLLPDRVCKILRRLQQNERLPERSRQRLRLREYGLQGLVACLPEGTVSPQLCQGLYKLFLGADCLHLSDLLAVIQLSLQADLSVRLDICRQLFHLIYGQPDVVRLLARQAGWQDVLTRLYVLEAATAGSPPPSSPESPTSPKPAPPKPPTESPAEPSDVFLPSEAPCPDPDGFYHALSPFCTPFDLGLERSSVGSGNTAGGGSSSGTLTPASQPGTPSPLDGPRPFPAAPGRHSSSLSNVLEDGSLLEPTISGDDTSNTSNPQQTSEEELCNLLTNVLFSVTWRGVEGSDEAAWRERGQVFSVLTQLGASATLVRPPDCIKRSLLEMMLESALTDIKEAPVGVLASLTQQALWLLRLLQDFLCAEGHGNQELWSEKLFEGVCSLLDRLGAWPHLANGTADLREMAQIGLRLVLGYILLEDPQLHAQAYVRLHMLLQTAVPARREEACYVLSKLEAALGRALNTSSSESATDEAGPPPAAAAAAERCSWLVPLVRTLLDRAYEPLGLQWGLPSLPPTNGSPTFFEDFQAFCATPEWRHFIDKQVQPTMSQFEMDTYAKSHDLMSGFWNACYDMLMSGGQRHQRERAQSRRAFQELVLEPAQRRARVEGLRYMAVLKQQAAQHSTALLHWGALWRQLASPCGAWALRDPPIPRWKLSSAETYSRMRLKLVPNHHFDAHLEASALRDNLGEVPLTPTEEASLPLAVTKEAKVSTPPEELQEDQLGEDELAELETPMEAAELDEQREKLVLSAECQLVTVVAVVPGLLEVTTQNVYFYDGSTERVETEEGIGYDFRRPLAQLREVHLRRFNLRRSALELFFIDQANYFLNFPCKVGTTPASSPSQTPRPQPGPIPPHTQVRNQVYSWLLRLRPPSQGYLSSRSPQEMLRASGLTQKWVQREISNFEYLMQLNTIAGRTYNDLSQYPVFPWVLQDYVSPTLDLSNPAVFRDLSKPIGVVNPKHAQLVREKYESFEDPAGTIDKFHYGTHYSNAAGVMHYLIRVEPFTSLHVQLQSGRFDCSDRQFHSVAAAWQARLESPADVKELIPEFFYFPDFLENQNGFDLGCLQLTNEKVGDVVLPPWASSPEDFIQQHRQALESEYVSAHLHEWIDLIFGYKQRGPAAEEALNVFYYCTYEGAVDLDHVTDERERKALEGIISNFGQTPCQLLKEPHPTRLSAEEAAHRLAHLDTNSPSIFQHLDQLKAFFAEVVSDGVPLVLALVPHRQPHSFITQGSPDLLVTVSASGLLGTHSWLPYDRNISNYFSFSKDPTMGSHKTQRLLSGPWVPGSGVSGQALAVAPDGKLLFSGGHWDGSLRVTALPRGKLLSQLSRHLDVVTCLALDTCGIYLISGSRDTTCMVWRLLHQGGLSVGLAPKPVQVLYGHGAAVSCVAISTELDMAVSGSEDGTVIIHTVRRGQFVAALRPPGATLPGPIFHLALGSEGQIVVQSSAWERPGAQVTYSLHLYSVNGKLRASLPLAEQPTALTVTEDFVLLGTAQCALHILQLNTLLPAAPPLPMKVAIRSVAVTKERSHVLVGLEDGKLIVVVAGQPSEVRSSQFARKLWRSSRRISQVSSGETEYNPAEAR; from the exons AAGGACCTGGGTTACCTGCAGCAGTGGCTGAAGGCCTTCGTAGGTGCCTTCAAGAAGAGCATCTCACTGTCCTCTCTGGAGCCACGAAG GCCAGAGGAGGCAGGTGCAGAGGTCCCGCTGCTACCACTGGATGAGCTGCATGTGCTGGCCGAGCAGCTGCACCAGGCCGACCTGGAGCAAGCCCTCCTGCTGCTCAAGCTCTTCATCATTCTCTGCAG GAACCTGGAGAACATAGAGGCAGGCCGGGGCCAGGTGCTAGTGCCCCGAGTGCTGGCACTGTTGACCAAGTTGGTGACGGAG CTGAAAGGATGCCCACCACCCCAGGGCCAAGGGACGCAGTTGGAGAATGTGGCCCTACATGCTCTGCTTCTCTGCGAGGGCCTCTTTGACCCTTACCAAACCTGGCGGCGCCAGCGCAGTGG GGAAGTCATCAGCTCCAAGGAGAAGAGCAAATACAAGTTCCCTCCTGCTGCTTTGCCCCAGGAATTCAGCGCCTTCTTCCAAG AGAGCCTACAGAATGCAGACCACTTGCCTCCCGTACTGCTGTTGCGTCTCATACACCTCTTCTGCGCCGTCCTCGCTGGAGGAAAG GAGAACGGGCAGATGGCTGTAAGTGATGGCTCTGTGAAGGGCCTGTTGAGTGTGGTGCGGGGCTGGAGCCGTGGGCCAGCCCCGGACCCCCGCCTAGTGCCACTGGCTCTAGAGGCACTGGTGGGTGCAGTCCATGTCTTGCATGCCAGCCGCGCACCTCCTCGTGGCCCAGAGCTTCGTGCCCTGCTTGAGAGCTACTTCCATGTCCTTAATGCTGACTGGCCAGCTGGTCTGAGCTCAGGCCCCGAAGAGGCCCTTGTCACCCTCCGGGTCAGCATGCTCG ACGCCATCCCCATGATGCTGGCATGTGAAGACCGGCCAGTGCTGCAAGCCACCTTCCTCAGCAACAATTGCTTTGAACACCTCACTCGGCTCATTCAGAACAGCAAG gTCCTGGACCAAGACACAGACGCCATTGCAGTCCATGTAGTCAGAGTGCTGACCTGCATCATGAGTGACTCCCCCTCGGCTAAG GAGGTGTTTAAGGAGCGCATCGGCTACCCTCACCTGCAGGAGGTTCTGCAGAGCCATGGTCCCCCCACCCATCGGCTGTTGCAAGAGCTGCTCAACATG GCTGTGGAGGGTGACCACAGCATGTGCCCACCTCCACCAATCTGCAACGAGCAGCCGGTACTGGTGCTGGTGCAGTGGCTGCCGTCATTGCCCACCGCTGAGCTGCGGCTCTTCCTAGCACAACGCCTCAGGTGGCTCTGTGACAGCTGCCCCACCAGCCGTGCCACCTGTGTGCAGGCAGGCCTGGTGGGCTGCCTGTTGGAGACACTCAGCACAGGGCTAGCCCTGGAGGCCCGCTGCCAAGAGCAGCTGCTGGCACTTCTACAAGCACTGGGCCGTGTATCAATAAGGCCCATGGAGCTGCGTCACCTGCTGCGCCCCCCGCCAGGATTGGACTCGGGACCAGGCGGAGCTGAGGCTGGAAAGGCCCGACACGCAGGTGCTATCATCCGCGCATTATCAGGCATGGCCAGGCACCAGGGTCCTGCACGTGCTCTGCGCTACTTTGACCTCACGCCCAGCATGGCGGGCATCATGGTACCCCCTGTACAGCGATGGCCAGGGCCTGGCTTCACCTTTCATGCCTGGCTCTGTCTGCACCCTATGGATACAGCAcctacccctgcccccacccGACCACTCCAGCGAAAGCAGCTGTACAG CTTCTTTACCAGCAGCGGCTCAGGGTTTGAGGCCTTCTTCACGGCGGCCGGGACCCTGGTGGTGGCTGTGTGCACACGGAAGGAGTATTTGACCATGAGTTTGCCCGAAGTGTCCTTTGCCGACTCTGCCTGG CACTGCGTGGCTATCGTCCATGTGCCTGGGCGCCGGCCCTTCAGCCAGAACCTGGTCCATGTCTACAAAGACGGCCATCTGGTCAAGACGGCACCCCTTCGCTGCCCCTCCCTCAGTGAG CCTTTCTCCTCCTGCTGTATCGGCTCTGCTGGATACCGCACAACGACCACCACCACGGGGCTGCCAACACCACCAGTCCCCCCCACACTGGCCTACACTCACCCCACCCTCACCCGCTCCCAGTCAGTCCCAGCCTCCACAGGGCTTGGCTGGGGGTCCGGGCTGGTGGCCCCCCTGCAGGAGGGCAGCATCGACTCTACCCTCGCAGGCACCCAGGACACTCGGTGGGGCAGCCCCACATCCCTGGAGGGTGAGCTGGGGGCTGTGGCCATCTTTCACGAAGCCCTGCAGGCGACGGCTCTGAGGACCCTGTGCACCCTGG GGCCCAATGAGACGGCACCCTTCAAGCCTGAGGGGGAGCTGCATGAGCTCAGCACCAGGCTGCTCCTCCATTACTCACCTCAG GCTTGTAAGAAAAACATCTGCCTGGACCTGTCCCCAAGTCATGGGCTTGATGGGCGCCTGACGGGCCACAGAGTGGAGACCTGGGATGTGAAG GATGTGGTGAACTGCGTTGGGGGTATGGGTGCCCTGCTGCCCCTGCTGGAGCAAGTAGCTGCACAGCccaaagaggctgaggcaggtccaGCTGAAACGCATGACCTCGTGGGTCCTGAACTGACCTCTGGTCACAACACCCAGGGCCTGGTTCTCCCATTGGGTAAATCTTCAG AGGAACGGATGGAGAGGAACGCAGTGGCTGCTTTTCTGCTGATGCTGCGGAACTTCCTTCAGGGTCACATGGTGAACCAAGAGAGCCTGGTGCAGTGCCAGGGGCCTGCCATCATCGGGGCCCTGCTGCgaaag GTCCCAAGCTGGGCCATGGACATGAACGTGCTCATGTCCGCCCAGCTGCTGATGGAGCAGGTGGCAGCTGAGGGCAGCGGGCCCCTCCTGTACCTACTCTACCAGCATTTGCTCTTCAACTTTCACCTCTGGACCCTCAGTGACTTCGCCGTGCGCCTCG GCCACATCCAGTACATGTCCAGCATAGTTCGGGAGCACAGACAGAAGCTGCGGAAGAAGTACGGCGTCCAGTTTATCTTGGATGCTCTGCGCACCCACTACAG CCCGCAGCGGGAGCGCCCCCTGGCTGCTGACGACCTACGCACCGTGCAGACCTCCCTCCTGGGCCTGGCGAGGGAGTTCCTGGTGCGGAGTCTCTCAGCAGATGATGTGCAGGTCACGCAGATCGTGCTGAGCTTTTTGGCGGCCACAGGCGATGATGGTCAG GTGGTGGGTGCACTGGACCTGCTGCTGGCCCTGCTGCACGGTTCCCTGGCGCAGGAGTCCTTGGCTGTCTTTCTGTTGGAGCCAGGGAACCTCGAAGTGCTACTGGCCCTGCTAGTGCGGCCAGGGTCACTGCCCCTGCTGCCCGATCGAGTCTGCAAG ATCCTGCGCAGACTGCAGCAGAACGAGCGGCTACCTGAGCGGAGCCGCCAGCGCCTCCGGCTGCGGGAGTATGGTCTCCAGGGTCTGGTTGCCTGCTTGCCTGAGGGGACTGTTTCCCCCCAGCTCTGCCAGGGCCTCTACAAGCTGTTCCTGGGGGCAG ATTGCCTGCACCTCTCAGATCTGCTGGCTGTGATACAGCTGTCCCTCCAGGCTGACCTCAGCGTTCGCCTAGACATCTGTCGCCAG CTTTTCCACCTCATCTACGGACAGCCAGATGTAGTGCGGCTTCTGGCCCGACAGGCTGGCTGGCAAGATGTGCTGACCCGGCTATATGTCCTGGAGGCTGCCACAGCCGGCAgtccccctccctcttccccagagTCACCTACCTCCCCCAAGCCAGCCCCACCCAAGCCACCCACTGAGTCACCTGCTGAGCCTTCAGATGTCTTCCTGCCCTCAGAGGCCCCCTGCCCTGACCCTGATGGCTTTTACCATGCTCTCTCCCCATTCTGCACGCCCTTTGACCTGGGCCTGGAACGGTCTAGTGTAGGATCAGGCAACACTGctggtggtggcagcagcagtgggACTCTTACTCCAGCCAGCCAGCCCGGCACTCCTTCGCCACTGGATGGGCCGCGGCCCTTTCCTGCTGCTCCTGGCCGCCACAGCTCCAGTCTCTCCAATGTGCTGGAGGACGGCAGCCTCCTGGAGCCCACCATTAGCGGGGATGATACCTCAAACACCAGCAACCCACAG CAAACCTCTGAGGAAGAGTTGTGCAACCTGCTCACCAACGTGCTGTTCTCGGTGACGTGGCGCGGCGTGGAAGGCAGCGATGAGGCTGCCTGGCGGGAGCGTGGCCAGGTTTTCTCGGTGCTCACCCAGCTGGGGGCCTCAGCCACACTTGTGCGCCCACCAGACTGTATCAAGCGCAG CCTCCTGGAGATGATGCTGGAGTCAGCCCTGACCGACATCAAAGAGGCCCCCGTGGGGGTCCTGGCCAGCCTCACCCAGCAGGCGCTTTGGCTGCTGCGTCTGCTGCAGGACTTCCTGTGTGCTGAAGGCCATGGTAACCAGGAACTGTGGAGTGAGAAG CTCTTTGAAGGTGTATGCAGCCTACTTGATCGCCTGGGAGCCTGGCCCCACCTGGCCAACGGCACAGCTGATCTCCGTGAGATGGCACAGATTGGCCTACGGCTTGTACTTGGCTACATCCTGCTGGAAGACCCACAG CTGCATGCCCAGGCCTACGTGAGATTGCACATGCTGCTACAGACTGCAGTGCCAGCCCGCCGTGAGGAGGCCTGCTATGTGCTCTCCAAGCTGGAGGCTGCACTGGGGCGGGCGCTGAACACCTCTTCCTCAGAGTCAGCCACTGATGAGGCAGGGCCCCCACCTGCAGCTGCAGCAGCTGCAGAGCGCTGTTCCTGGCTGGTGCCACTGGTGCGCACGCTGCTAGACCGTGCCTATGAGCCACTGGGGCTGCAGTGGGGACTGCCCTCCCTGCCACCCACCAATGGCAGCCCCACCTTCTTTGAAGACTTCCAGGCTTTTTGTGCCACACCCGAATGGCGCCACTTCATCGACAAACAG GTACAGCCAACCATGTCCCAGTTCGAAATGGACACGTATGCTAAGAGCCATGACCTTATGTCAGGTTTCTGGAATGCCTGCTATGACATGCTCATGAGCGGTGGGCAGCGGCACCAGCGGGAGCGTGCCCAGAGTCGTCGGGCCTTCCAG GAGCTGGTGCTGGAACCTGCGCAGAGGCGGGCGCGCGTGGAGGGACTACGCTACATGGCAGTGCTGAAGCAGCAGGCAGCGCAGCACTCCACGGCCCTGCTGCACTGGGGGGCGCTATGGCGCCAGCTCGCCAGCCCATGTGGGGCCTGGGCGCTGAG GGACCCTCCCATCCCCCGCTGGAAACTGTCCAGCGCCGAGACATACTCACGCATGCGTCTGAAGCTGGTGCCCAACCATCACTTCGACGCTCACCTGGAAGCCAGTGCTCTCCGTGACAATCTAG GTGAGGTTCCCCTGACACCCACCGAGGAGGCCTCACTGCCTCTGGCAGTGACCAAAGAGGCCAAAGTGAGCACCCCACCCGAGGAGCTGCAGGAGGACCAGCTCGGCGAGGACGAGCTGGCTGAGCTGGAGACCCC GATGGAGGCAGCAGAACTGGATGAGCAGCGTGAGAAGCTGGTGCTGTCGGCCGAGTGCCAGCTGGTGACGGTAGTGGCAGTGGTCCCAGGGCTGCTGGAGGTCACCACCCAGAATGTGTACTTCTATGATGGCAGCACTGAGCGCGTGGAAACCGAGGAGG GCATCGGCTATGATTTCCGGCGCCCACTGGCCCAGCTGCGTGAGGTCCACCTGCGGCGTTTCAACCTGCGCCGTTCAGCACTTGAGCTCTTCTTTATCGATCAGGCCAACTACTTCCTCAACTTCCCATGCAAGGTGGGCACGACCCCAGCCTCATCTCCTAGCCAGACTCCCAGACCCCAGCctggccccatcccaccccacacCCAGGTACGGAACCAGGTGTACTCGTGGCTCCTGCGCCTACGGCCCCCCTCTCAAGGCTACCTAAGCAGCCGCTCCCCCCAGGAGATGCTGCGTGCCTCAGGCCTTACCCAG AAATGGGTACAGCGTGAGATATCCAACTTCGAGTACTTGATGCAACTCAACACCATTGCGGGGCGGACCTACAATGACCTGTCTCAGTACCCTGTG TTCCCCTGGGTCCTGCAGGACTACGTGTCCCCAACCCTGGACCTCAGCAACCCAGCCGTCTTCCGGGACCTGTCTAAGCCCATCGGTGTGGTGAACCCCAAGCATGCCCAGCTCGTGAGGGAGAA GTATGAAAGCTTTGAGGACCCAGCGGGGACCATTGACAAGTTCCACTATGGCACCCACTACTCCAATGCAGCAGGCGTGATGCACTACCTCATCCGCGTGGAGCCCTTCACCTCCCTGCACGTCCAGCTGCAGAGTGGCCG ctttGACTGCTCCGACCGGCAGTTCCACTCGGTGGCGGCAGCCTGGCAGGCACGCCTGGAGAGCCCTGCCGATGTGAAGGAGCTCATCCCAGAATTCTTCTACTTTCCTGACTTCCTGGAGAACCAGAACG GTTTTGACCTGGGCTGTCTCCAGCTGACCAACGAGAAGGTGGGCGATGTGGTGCTGCCCCCGTGGGCCAGCTCTCCTGAGGACTTCATCCAGCAGCACCGCCAGGCTCTG GAGTCGGAGTATGTGTCTGCACACCTACACGAGTGGATCGACCTCATCTTTGGCTACAAGCAGCGGGGGCCAGCCGCCGAGGAGGCCCTCAATGTCTTCTATTACTGCACCTATGAGG GGGCTGTAGACCTGGACCATGTGACAGATGAGCGGGAACGGAAGGCTCTGGAAGGCATTATCAGCAACTTCGGGCAGACTCCCTGTCAGCTGCTGAAG GAGCCACATCCAACTCGGCTCTCAGCTGAGGAGGCAGCCCATCGCCTTGCACACCTGGACACTAACTCACCTAGCATCTTCCAGCACCTGGACCAACTCAAGGCATTCTTCGCAGAG GTTGTCAGTGATGGTGTACCCCTGGTGCTAGCCCTGGTCCCCCACCGGCAGCCCCACTCCTTCATCACCCAGGGTTCCCCAGACCTGTTG GTGACTGTGAGTGCCAGTGGGCTGCTGGGCACCCACAGCTGGTTGCCCTATGACCGCAACATAAGCAACTACTTCAGCTTCAGCAAAGACCCCACCATGGGCAGCCACAA GACGCAGCGACTGCTGAGTGGCCCGTGGGTGCCAGGCAGTGGTGTGAGTGGACAAGCACTGGCAGTGGCCCCTGATGGAAAGCTGCTATTCAGCGGTGGCCACTGGGATGGCAGCCTGCGAGTGACTGCACTACCCCGTGGCAAGCTGTTGAGCCAGCTCAGCCGCCACCTTG ATGTAGTAACCTGCCTTGCACTGGACACCTGTGGCATCTACCTCATCTCAGGCTCTCGGGACACCACGTGCATGGTGTGGCGGCTCCTGCATCAG GGTGGTCTGTCAGTAGGCCTGGCACCAAAGCCTGTGCAGGTCCTGTATGGGCATggggctgcagtcagctgtgtgGCCATCAGCACTGAACTTGACATGGCTGTGTCTGGATCTGag GATGGAACTGTGATCATACACACTGTACGCCGTGGCCAGTTTGTGGCGGCACTACGGCCTCCGGGTGCCACATTGCCTGGACCTATTTTCCACCTGGCATTGGGGTCCGAAGGCCAGATTGTGGTACAGAGCTCAGCGTGGGAACGTCCTGGGGCCCAG GTCACCTACTCCTTGCACCTGTATTCAGTCAATGGGAAGTTGCGGGCTTCACTGCCCCTGGCAGAGCAGCCTACAGCCCTGACGGTGACAGAGGACTTTGTGTTGCTGGGCACCGCCCAGTGCGCCCTGCACATCCTCCAACTAAACAC ACTGCTCCCGGCCGCGCCTCCCTTGCCCATGAAGGTGGCCATCCGCAGCGTGGCCGTGACCAAGGAGCGCAGCCACGTGCTGGTGGGCCTGGAGGACGGCAAGCTCATCGTGGTGGTCGCGGGGCAGCCCTCTGAG GTGCGCAGCAGCCAGTTCGCGCGGAAGCTGTGGCGGTCCTCGCGGCGCATCTCCCAGGTGTCCTCGGGAGAGACGGAATACAACCCTGCTGAGGCGCGCTGA